A genomic segment from Gilvibacter sp. SZ-19 encodes:
- the nadE gene encoding NAD(+) synthase, with product MQVDKVTEHIVSWLKTYIENAGLDGFVVGVSGGIDSGVTSTLCAMTGYPTLCLEMPIHQAASQVTRAEEHIAQLKERFDNVSSHRVDLTPVFEGFKDQTPPVEDDTLLDLSLANTRARLRMTTLYYFAGLKRYLVAGTGNKVEDFGVGFYTKYGDGGVDLSPIADLMKSEVYAVGAHIGVPQAIMKAAPTDGLFGDSRTDEDQIGASYDELEWAMAMQDQGKEPSDFEGRKAEVYRIYLRLNRINQHKMQPIPVCEIPQDLR from the coding sequence ATGCAAGTAGATAAAGTAACAGAACACATCGTTTCATGGCTTAAGACCTATATAGAAAATGCAGGCCTGGATGGCTTTGTGGTAGGTGTAAGCGGCGGAATAGATTCTGGAGTTACTTCTACACTCTGCGCCATGACCGGTTATCCTACGCTTTGTTTAGAGATGCCGATCCATCAAGCTGCTTCGCAAGTAACACGAGCAGAAGAGCATATTGCACAGCTCAAAGAACGATTTGACAATGTTTCGTCGCATCGCGTTGATTTAACACCAGTTTTTGAAGGTTTCAAGGATCAAACACCACCTGTAGAAGACGACACTTTATTGGACCTTTCACTAGCCAATACCAGAGCGCGCCTGCGCATGACTACCCTGTATTATTTTGCCGGATTGAAACGTTATTTGGTAGCTGGAACAGGCAATAAGGTAGAAGACTTCGGAGTTGGGTTTTATACCAAATACGGAGATGGAGGTGTGGACCTCAGTCCAATAGCCGATCTGATGAAAAGCGAAGTCTATGCTGTGGGCGCACATATAGGAGTTCCTCAGGCGATTATGAAGGCCGCCCCTACCGATGGATTGTTCGGAGATAGTCGCACAGACGAAGATCAGATCGGAGCATCCTACGATGAATTAGAATGGGCCATGGCCATGCAAGATCAAGGCAAGGAACCTAGTGATTTTGAAGGCCGAAAAGCCGAAGTATATCGCATCTATTTACGGTTAAACCGTATCAATCAGCACAAGATGCAACCCATTCCAGTATGCGAAATCCCTCAGGATTTACGCTAA
- a CDS encoding response regulator transcription factor has product MTKVLIADHHPVVRKGIECLLQGHETIEIVDKVHNGTELYKALREEKPDVLVMEIDIPQVNGITALRTIKAEFPDVRVLIYSTNPEEIYALRSIKSGAAGYVPKTASTKVFVDALELVAKGGIFLNEELTSTFTSRNVGESSAISRYKKLSSREIEVLNLLSSGKRNKDIANALDINEKTVSTYKTRLLKKLKVDNLADLIHQSRMFQFR; this is encoded by the coding sequence ATGACCAAAGTATTAATAGCGGATCACCACCCCGTCGTACGCAAGGGTATTGAATGTCTGCTTCAAGGGCACGAAACGATCGAGATCGTTGACAAAGTGCACAATGGAACAGAGCTTTACAAGGCCTTGCGCGAAGAAAAACCCGATGTACTTGTCATGGAAATCGACATTCCACAAGTAAACGGTATAACCGCGCTTCGAACTATCAAGGCTGAGTTCCCAGATGTACGCGTGCTGATCTATTCAACCAATCCTGAGGAGATCTACGCCCTGCGTTCTATCAAATCTGGAGCGGCAGGCTACGTTCCTAAAACCGCATCGACCAAAGTATTTGTAGATGCCCTTGAATTAGTGGCAAAAGGAGGAATATTCTTGAACGAAGAGTTAACATCAACTTTCACGTCTCGTAACGTTGGCGAATCCAGTGCGATCAGCCGTTATAAAAAATTATCTTCTCGCGAGATCGAAGTACTCAATCTGTTGTCTAGCGGTAAGCGCAATAAAGACATTGCCAATGCCTTAGACATCAATGAAAAAACCGTGAGTACTTACAAAACGCGTTTGCTTAAGAAATTGAAAGTGGACAATCTGGCGGATCTCATTCACCAGTCGCGAATGTTCCAATTCAGATAG
- the dnaG gene encoding DNA primase: MISKSTIDKVFETARLEEVIGDFVQLKKSGSNFKGLSPFTDERTPSFMVSPVKQIWKDFSSGKGGNVVAFLMEHEHFSYPEAIKYLAKKYGIEVEETEQTDEQKQLASERESLYLVSEFAKDYFHKTLLHSEEGKAIGLTYFKERGFTDKTIKDFALGYNPNSWDAFTSEALGKGYKLDYLDKTGLTIVREDKQFDRFKGRVMFPIHSMSGRVLGFGGRILTNDKKAAKYVNSPESEIYQKSKILYGLYQAKQTIAKEDRCYLVEGYTDVIQMHQTGVTNVVASSGTALTPDQIRLIRRLTPNITVLFDGDAAGLRASLRGIDLILEQGMNVRVCTFPEGEDPDSFAKAHSQQEVVNFLEAESQDFINFKASLLAAESANDPVKKASTIREMVQSIAKIPDVIQREVYLQECSRIMQMSEEVLFNALAQLLSKEQAAQKKAAKKPDQPPFEVIANQQLPTQKIDPLYEYERKILEILLLYGNEEAEFEDLIMEMDEQGEMHLKPEMHTAKVFEKVYLDLQEDEIELANPDFRALYYALVEHLHQGGEQKIDSLIHSLEPAPAALATSILMDDERYQLGNWERKEIYVKDKSYSIGQYVSQTILNLRRLLISQKIEELANQVKEAEAGERKEPLETIIDYQGLKKVLSNKLGRVL, encoded by the coding sequence TTGATCTCCAAAAGTACCATAGACAAAGTTTTTGAAACCGCTCGCTTAGAAGAAGTGATCGGCGACTTTGTGCAACTCAAGAAATCGGGTTCAAATTTTAAAGGCCTAAGTCCTTTTACAGACGAACGTACGCCGAGTTTTATGGTCTCTCCTGTAAAGCAGATCTGGAAAGACTTTTCCAGTGGGAAAGGCGGTAATGTTGTGGCCTTTTTAATGGAGCATGAACATTTCTCCTATCCGGAGGCGATAAAGTATCTGGCTAAAAAGTACGGCATTGAGGTGGAGGAGACTGAGCAGACCGATGAGCAAAAACAATTGGCCAGCGAACGCGAAAGCTTGTACTTGGTCAGTGAGTTCGCTAAAGACTATTTCCATAAGACCTTGCTCCACAGCGAGGAGGGTAAGGCCATAGGCTTGACCTATTTTAAAGAACGCGGCTTTACAGATAAGACCATCAAGGACTTCGCTTTGGGTTATAATCCGAACAGTTGGGATGCTTTTACCTCTGAAGCCTTAGGAAAGGGATACAAACTCGACTATCTGGACAAAACGGGGCTCACTATTGTGCGCGAAGACAAACAGTTCGATCGTTTTAAAGGGCGTGTGATGTTTCCGATTCACAGTATGAGCGGTCGTGTCTTGGGATTCGGTGGTCGAATTTTGACCAACGACAAAAAGGCTGCTAAGTATGTTAACTCTCCCGAAAGTGAGATCTATCAGAAAAGCAAGATCCTTTACGGCTTGTATCAGGCCAAGCAAACTATAGCGAAAGAAGATCGCTGTTATTTGGTGGAAGGTTATACCGATGTTATACAAATGCATCAAACGGGGGTGACCAATGTTGTGGCATCTTCTGGTACTGCCTTGACTCCAGATCAGATTCGACTAATTAGAAGATTAACGCCTAACATTACGGTCTTGTTTGATGGTGATGCCGCCGGATTGCGCGCGTCACTGCGTGGGATAGACCTTATTTTGGAACAGGGCATGAACGTTCGTGTTTGTACATTTCCGGAAGGGGAAGACCCGGACAGTTTTGCCAAAGCGCACTCCCAACAAGAGGTAGTTAACTTTTTAGAGGCGGAGAGTCAGGATTTCATCAACTTCAAGGCTTCGCTTTTGGCAGCGGAATCGGCCAATGACCCCGTAAAGAAGGCCAGTACTATCAGAGAAATGGTGCAGAGTATTGCCAAGATTCCTGATGTTATTCAACGCGAGGTATATCTGCAAGAATGCTCGCGTATCATGCAGATGAGCGAAGAGGTGTTGTTTAACGCCCTGGCACAACTCCTAAGTAAAGAACAAGCTGCACAGAAAAAAGCGGCCAAAAAGCCAGATCAACCTCCCTTTGAGGTGATCGCTAACCAGCAACTACCCACACAGAAAATAGATCCCCTTTACGAATACGAGCGGAAGATCCTAGAAATTCTGCTTTTGTACGGTAATGAAGAGGCTGAGTTTGAGGATTTGATCATGGAAATGGATGAGCAAGGTGAAATGCATCTCAAACCGGAAATGCACACGGCCAAGGTTTTTGAAAAGGTGTATTTGGACCTACAAGAAGATGAGATCGAATTGGCAAATCCAGATTTTAGGGCCTTGTATTACGCCTTGGTAGAACACTTGCATCAGGGAGGAGAACAAAAAATTGACAGTTTGATCCACAGTTTGGAACCTGCACCTGCGGCCTTAGCGACAAGTATTCTAATGGACGATGAGCGCTATCAATTAGGAAATTGGGAGCGCAAAGAGATCTATGTGAAAGACAAGTCCTATTCCATTGGGCAGTACGTGAGCCAGACAATTTTGAATCTAAGGCGGCTATTGATCTCGCAAAAAATAGAGGAGCTCGCCAATCAGGTGAAAGAGGCCGAGGCTGGGGAAAGAAAAGAGCCCCTAGAAACCATTATAGATTACCAGGGGCTTAAAAAGGTATTGAGCAACAAGCTTGGTCGCGTACTCTAA
- a CDS encoding RNA polymerase sigma factor — protein MKVITLHKNLERLLEKAKANNRKAQQQMYEMFAPKMLSVCRQYISDISLAEEVMIGGFFKAFTALDSYKGTGSFEGWLRRIMVRESISWLRKERKLHFEPEEVIDHTTDHAVYLDSPLEVEHLQRIIDELPEGYKMVFVMYAVEGYKHSEIAEALGISESTSKSQLFKARKLLQRRLNAQNKTNYGTP, from the coding sequence GTGAAAGTGATCACTTTACATAAGAATCTAGAACGACTTTTAGAGAAAGCCAAAGCGAACAATCGCAAGGCTCAGCAACAAATGTACGAGATGTTTGCGCCTAAGATGCTCAGTGTCTGCCGCCAATACATAAGCGACATTTCTCTGGCAGAAGAGGTCATGATAGGTGGTTTTTTTAAAGCCTTTACTGCTTTAGATTCTTATAAGGGGACCGGGAGTTTTGAAGGTTGGCTGCGCCGGATCATGGTCAGAGAGTCCATATCATGGCTTCGCAAAGAACGCAAACTGCACTTTGAACCAGAAGAGGTCATAGATCATACTACCGATCACGCAGTTTATTTGGACAGCCCTTTAGAAGTAGAACACCTGCAGCGCATAATTGACGAGCTGCCGGAAGGATATAAAATGGTCTTTGTGATGTATGCTGTAGAAGGATATAAGCACAGTGAGATCGCCGAAGCCCTCGGGATAAGTGAAAGCACCTCAAAGAGCCAGTTGTTTAAGGCGCGCAAGTTATTACAGCGCCGACTAAACGCTCAAAATAAGACAAATTATGGCACCCCTTAA
- a CDS encoding polyprenyl synthetase family protein — MKTVSQIKLPIELEMELFEKKFSNSMQSKVALFNRITHYVVNRKGKQMRPMFVFLIAKMIQGDDPLSDRVYRGASVIELIHTATLVHDDVVDDSNKRRGFFSINALWKNKIAVLVGDFMLSKGMLMCIDNEDFDLLKIISKAVREMAEGELLQIDKARKLDITEDVYYEIIRKKTATLIAACCAMGAQSVRASKEEVQLMEKFGELIGMAFQIKDDLFDYGEAKIGKPTGIDIKEQKMTLPLIYALNHAPLEKKRWLINSVKNHNTDKKRVREVIAYVKEVGGLDYAIKKMKDYQVQAMEMIKPYPDSPYKDSLVLMVDYVIDRKK, encoded by the coding sequence GTGAAGACGGTCAGTCAAATCAAATTGCCCATAGAGCTGGAAATGGAACTCTTTGAAAAGAAGTTCTCGAACTCCATGCAGTCTAAGGTTGCGCTGTTCAATCGGATCACACATTATGTGGTGAATCGAAAGGGCAAGCAGATGCGACCCATGTTCGTTTTCCTCATCGCTAAGATGATCCAAGGCGATGATCCTTTGAGCGATAGAGTCTATCGCGGAGCAAGTGTGATTGAGCTTATCCATACCGCTACCTTAGTACATGACGACGTGGTAGACGATTCCAATAAGAGGCGTGGTTTTTTCTCTATAAATGCCCTCTGGAAGAATAAGATCGCTGTTTTAGTGGGCGATTTCATGTTGTCTAAAGGGATGTTGATGTGTATAGACAATGAGGATTTTGACCTGCTAAAGATAATCTCGAAAGCTGTTCGTGAAATGGCAGAGGGAGAACTCCTTCAGATCGATAAGGCGCGTAAATTGGATATAACCGAAGATGTCTATTACGAGATCATTCGCAAAAAGACCGCTACACTTATTGCAGCTTGCTGCGCTATGGGTGCCCAATCGGTTCGGGCTTCTAAAGAAGAAGTCCAACTGATGGAGAAATTTGGTGAGCTTATCGGGATGGCCTTCCAGATCAAAGACGACCTTTTTGATTACGGAGAGGCCAAGATCGGGAAACCGACCGGTATAGACATTAAAGAACAAAAAATGACCCTGCCGCTCATATATGCACTCAACCATGCTCCTTTAGAAAAAAAGCGTTGGCTCATCAATTCTGTCAAGAATCACAATACCGATAAAAAACGCGTTCGCGAAGTCATTGCCTATGTAAAAGAGGTCGGAGGTTTGGACTATGCCATAAAAAAAATGAAGGACTATCAAGTTCAGGCTATGGAGATGATAAAGCCTTATCCAGACTCGCCTTACAAGGATTCATTGGTGCTTATGGTGGACTATGTGATCGACAGAAAAAAATAA
- the rlmN gene encoding 23S rRNA (adenine(2503)-C(2))-methyltransferase RlmN — protein MEIKRQDIRALTKEQLRDFFIAQGDKAFRGNQVYEWLWTKGAHDFEAMTNLSKPTRALLEQHFVINHIAVDQIQKSEDGTLKNAVALHDGLIVESVLIPTETRTTACVSSQVGCSLDCAFCATAQLKRMRNLNPDEIYDQVMAIHKESQLYYDRPLSNIVFMGMGEPLMNYNNVLAAIEKITSEEGLGMSPKRIVVSTSGVPKMIKKLADDGVKFNLAVSLHSAIQETREQIMPFAKRFTLDDLREALEYWYAQTKRRITYEYVVWKDINDSDEAIDALVKYCQYVPCKVNIIEYNPIGDDKFQQADDAVLDRYIQKLEAKRIPVTVRRSRGKDIDAACGQLANKH, from the coding sequence ATGGAAATCAAACGGCAAGACATACGCGCCTTGACCAAAGAGCAATTGCGAGATTTTTTTATCGCTCAAGGCGATAAGGCCTTTCGTGGCAATCAGGTCTATGAGTGGCTCTGGACCAAGGGTGCGCATGATTTTGAGGCCATGACCAATCTGTCTAAGCCAACGCGCGCCTTATTGGAGCAGCACTTTGTGATCAACCATATTGCGGTAGATCAAATTCAAAAAAGCGAAGATGGCACCTTAAAGAACGCTGTTGCCTTGCACGATGGTCTTATTGTAGAATCCGTTTTGATTCCAACCGAAACCCGAACAACTGCCTGCGTTTCTTCTCAAGTAGGTTGTAGTTTAGATTGTGCCTTCTGTGCAACTGCTCAGTTAAAGCGTATGCGCAATCTGAATCCGGATGAGATCTACGATCAGGTAATGGCGATCCACAAGGAAAGTCAGCTGTATTACGACAGGCCTCTATCTAATATTGTATTTATGGGGATGGGTGAGCCGCTAATGAACTATAACAATGTGCTCGCCGCCATAGAAAAGATAACCAGTGAAGAGGGGCTGGGAATGTCTCCTAAACGCATAGTGGTCTCTACCTCAGGAGTACCTAAAATGATCAAGAAACTGGCAGACGATGGCGTGAAATTCAACCTGGCTGTTTCCTTGCACAGCGCAATACAAGAAACACGGGAGCAGATCATGCCCTTTGCTAAACGATTTACCTTAGATGACCTGCGAGAGGCCCTGGAATACTGGTATGCGCAGACCAAACGACGTATCACATACGAGTATGTGGTTTGGAAAGACATCAACGATTCGGATGAGGCTATAGATGCCTTGGTCAAGTACTGCCAATATGTACCCTGTAAGGTCAATATCATTGAATACAATCCTATTGGAGACGATAAGTTTCAGCAAGCAGACGATGCAGTCTTAGATCGTTATATCCAAAAACTAGAGGCCAAGCGTATACCTGTGACCGTAAGACGCAGCCGCGGAAAGGACATAGACGCCGCTTGCGGGCAACTGGCAAACAAGCATTAG
- a CDS encoding T9SS type A sorting domain-containing protein gives MKKITLLLGLLALGFTSQAQVTNEGEPRSWTMSARSAVSPVEMEAIDFETVYAEDAAYRKGDGPYRFGIELDVDLGLENAGVWDELPNGDGVWRINIVSEGAKTMNFIFDKYDLPAGAKVYLYNDDRTALLGAYTDNLNNEEKMLGTWMVDGDNIWIEYFEPKAVRGQGSLNISKVVHGYRSVQQFTDEVVTAKGLNDSGSCNHDVDCTVGADWDPLKEDLKRSVALFIIGGGVCSGALINNTANDREPYFLTANHCNGGTPATWSFRFNWRSPSPSCGTTTPSTSGSFNTTSGAERLAINSESDVMLVRLLGTLPDSWNLVWAGWNRSATAVPNYTVGIHHPSGDIMKVCRDDEAPFKSAISFNGNPSTEMWVISGSGFGGGDGWDIGVTEGGSSGSPLFDQNGLIVGQLAGGSAACAGTNDNGGFDVYGRFDKSWDFGSSPTNSLKPWLDPDGDAGDTLETLSTNDFQFETNLSIFPNPANSLLNVVHFGSSSLDYELYTILGQVVKRGSFSAVNNELNVSDLQNGVYFLKIVDDENAASLTKKIIVRH, from the coding sequence ATGAAAAAAATTACTTTGCTATTAGGGCTTTTAGCTCTAGGGTTTACATCTCAGGCTCAAGTGACCAATGAAGGAGAACCGCGCAGTTGGACTATGAGTGCACGCTCGGCTGTTTCTCCAGTGGAGATGGAGGCTATCGATTTTGAAACTGTTTATGCGGAAGATGCTGCCTACAGAAAGGGAGATGGTCCGTATCGTTTTGGGATCGAGTTGGACGTAGACCTCGGATTAGAAAATGCCGGTGTGTGGGACGAGCTTCCTAACGGTGATGGTGTTTGGAGAATCAACATCGTTTCTGAGGGCGCCAAGACCATGAATTTCATTTTTGACAAATACGACTTACCCGCAGGAGCTAAGGTATATCTTTACAATGATGACCGTACTGCCTTGCTTGGAGCTTATACGGACAACCTGAACAACGAAGAGAAAATGCTCGGAACTTGGATGGTTGACGGTGATAACATTTGGATCGAATATTTTGAACCAAAAGCTGTTCGCGGTCAAGGTTCTTTGAATATCAGCAAAGTGGTACACGGTTACCGCTCTGTTCAGCAATTTACCGACGAGGTGGTTACTGCTAAGGGTCTTAACGACTCCGGATCTTGTAACCACGATGTGGATTGTACTGTAGGTGCTGATTGGGATCCACTAAAAGAAGACCTAAAAAGATCTGTTGCACTCTTTATCATTGGTGGTGGAGTTTGTAGTGGAGCTTTGATAAATAATACAGCTAACGACAGAGAGCCTTATTTCTTGACAGCGAACCACTGTAACGGAGGGACTCCTGCAACTTGGTCATTCCGTTTTAACTGGAGAAGCCCTTCTCCATCTTGTGGAACAACAACTCCAAGTACCAGTGGGTCTTTTAATACTACCAGTGGTGCAGAGCGTTTGGCTATCAACTCAGAGTCCGATGTAATGCTAGTGCGTTTACTAGGTACTTTACCAGATTCTTGGAACCTAGTATGGGCTGGATGGAACCGCAGTGCTACTGCTGTACCAAATTATACCGTAGGTATTCACCACCCATCTGGAGACATTATGAAAGTATGTCGTGATGACGAAGCACCTTTTAAAAGTGCCATCAGCTTTAACGGGAACCCATCTACAGAAATGTGGGTGATCAGTGGTTCTGGATTCGGCGGTGGTGACGGTTGGGATATTGGAGTTACCGAAGGAGGTTCTTCCGGATCTCCGCTATTTGATCAGAACGGTTTGATCGTAGGACAATTGGCCGGAGGATCTGCTGCTTGTGCAGGGACCAACGACAATGGTGGTTTTGACGTATACGGTCGCTTTGACAAATCTTGGGACTTTGGTTCTTCACCAACCAACAGTTTAAAGCCTTGGTTAGATCCAGACGGAGACGCTGGCGATACGCTTGAGACACTTTCTACGAACGACTTCCAGTTCGAGACCAATCTGTCTATCTTCCCGAACCCAGCAAATTCTTTGTTGAATGTGGTTCACTTCGGAAGCAGCAGCTTAGATTACGAGCTTTACACCATCTTAGGACAAGTTGTGAAGCGCGGAAGCTTCTCTGCTGTGAATAATGAGCTGAATGTTTCAGATCTGCAAAACGGTGTCTATTTCTTAAAGATCGTAGACGACGAGAACGCAGCGAGCCTAACTAAAAAGATCATTGTGCGTCACTAG
- the queA gene encoding tRNA preQ1(34) S-adenosylmethionine ribosyltransferase-isomerase QueA, giving the protein MKLSNFNFDLPNELLAEYPSANRDESRLMVLDREKQTIEHRMFKDLIEYFNEDDVLVLNNTKVFPARLFGNKEKTGARIEVFLLRELNAETRLWDVLVDPARKIRIGNKLYFGEDESLVAEVIDNTTSRGRTLRFLYDGSYEEFRMKLNELGQTPLPKYIKRDVEPEDEERYQTIYAKNEGAVAAPTAGLHFSKHLMKRLEIKGVHFSEVTLHVGLGTFSPVEVEDLSKHKMDSEEIIISPEAANIINTGLANKKRVCAVGTTAMRTLESSVSSNHTLNPYAGWTNKFIFPPYEFSIANAMITNLHTPKSTLLMMVSAFAGHEFIKEAYAEAVKEKYRFYSYGDAMLIL; this is encoded by the coding sequence ATGAAGCTCTCTAACTTTAACTTTGATCTTCCTAACGAATTACTCGCAGAATATCCTTCTGCCAACCGAGACGAATCGCGTCTAATGGTATTGGACAGAGAGAAACAGACCATTGAACATCGTATGTTCAAAGACCTTATCGAGTATTTTAACGAAGACGATGTTTTGGTGTTGAACAACACCAAAGTTTTTCCTGCTCGTTTATTTGGAAACAAAGAAAAGACCGGAGCGCGTATTGAGGTTTTCTTGCTTAGAGAACTCAATGCAGAGACCCGTTTGTGGGATGTTTTGGTAGATCCGGCGCGTAAGATCCGTATTGGAAACAAGCTCTACTTTGGAGAGGACGAAAGTTTGGTTGCTGAGGTGATCGATAATACCACTTCCCGTGGGCGTACCTTGAGATTCTTGTACGATGGATCTTATGAAGAGTTCCGCATGAAGCTTAACGAATTAGGACAAACGCCACTTCCAAAATACATCAAAAGAGATGTAGAGCCAGAAGATGAAGAGCGTTACCAAACTATTTACGCAAAGAACGAAGGTGCCGTTGCAGCTCCAACAGCTGGACTTCACTTTTCAAAGCACTTAATGAAGCGTTTGGAGATCAAAGGTGTTCATTTTAGTGAGGTTACCTTGCATGTTGGCTTGGGTACGTTCTCTCCGGTAGAGGTAGAAGATCTGAGCAAGCACAAAATGGATTCAGAAGAGATCATTATCTCTCCAGAGGCGGCCAATATCATCAATACAGGATTGGCCAATAAGAAACGTGTTTGCGCTGTGGGTACCACTGCCATGCGAACCCTAGAGAGTTCTGTTTCTTCTAACCACACGCTAAACCCATATGCCGGGTGGACCAATAAGTTTATTTTCCCGCCTTATGAGTTCAGTATCGCCAATGCGATGATCACCAATTTGCACACGCCAAAATCTACGCTATTAATGATGGTTTCTGCTTTTGCTGGTCACGAATTTATCAAAGAGGCGTACGCAGAAGCGGTAAAAGAAAAATACAGATTCTATTCTTACGGAGACGCAATGTTGATCTTGTAA
- a CDS encoding 3-phosphoshikimate 1-carboxyvinyltransferase — protein sequence MNLILSVPELKSGELKITGSKSESNRLLILKALYPALDIANLSNSDDTRVLEAALNSGSDLIDIHHAGTSMRFLTTYLAMKPGFEGVLTGSERMQQRPIGVLVDALRQLGANIQYEKEEGYPPLRIKGVAPKGNTVRIAANISSQYLSSLLLTGSSFEEGIRLQLDGKLTSIPYLKMTLTLLEALGAKTELSESEVRVSPIGQLATTSFTVESDWSSASYFYSLMALGAADHIKLRSYKASSLQGDSALVELFAPLGVSSEFNADEVSLTLSKKAVDLPEVYSADLVDTPDLAQTIAVCCFGLGVGCELSGLHTLKIKETDRLQALKNELEKFGAQVNITDNHLSLRPSNQIKPKVRVATYQDHRMAMAFAPLALKTELVIEEAEVVSKSYPEFWDDLKTLGFSIENER from the coding sequence ATGAATCTAATTCTCAGTGTTCCGGAACTGAAGTCCGGAGAACTAAAGATCACAGGCTCTAAAAGTGAATCCAATCGCTTGTTGATTCTAAAGGCTTTATACCCAGCCTTAGATATCGCCAACCTATCCAACAGTGACGACACGCGGGTGCTAGAAGCCGCTTTAAATAGTGGTTCAGACCTTATAGATATTCATCACGCCGGTACTTCTATGCGCTTTTTAACCACTTATCTGGCTATGAAGCCAGGTTTTGAAGGCGTGCTAACTGGCAGTGAGCGCATGCAACAACGACCTATTGGGGTTTTGGTTGATGCCTTACGACAACTGGGTGCGAACATTCAATACGAAAAAGAAGAAGGCTATCCGCCTTTACGCATAAAAGGAGTTGCCCCTAAAGGGAATACCGTGCGCATCGCAGCGAATATTTCGAGTCAGTATCTGTCTTCTTTGTTGCTTACAGGATCTAGTTTCGAAGAAGGCATTCGCTTGCAGCTAGACGGAAAGCTCACTTCTATCCCATATTTAAAGATGACCTTGACCCTTTTGGAGGCCTTAGGAGCAAAGACAGAGCTGAGTGAATCTGAGGTTCGGGTTAGTCCTATCGGGCAGTTGGCAACCACCTCTTTCACCGTGGAATCCGATTGGAGTTCTGCCTCCTATTTTTACAGTCTGATGGCTTTAGGGGCAGCAGATCATATTAAACTCCGCAGCTATAAAGCTTCAAGCTTACAAGGAGACTCTGCCCTGGTGGAATTGTTCGCCCCATTGGGGGTGAGTTCGGAATTTAATGCCGATGAGGTGAGTCTTACCCTAAGCAAGAAAGCCGTGGATTTGCCTGAAGTTTATAGCGCCGACCTGGTAGATACACCAGATTTGGCACAAACCATAGCAGTTTGTTGTTTTGGTCTAGGGGTCGGTTGTGAGCTCTCTGGCTTACACACCTTAAAGATCAAGGAGACAGATCGTTTGCAAGCTTTAAAGAATGAATTGGAAAAATTCGGAGCCCAGGTTAACATCACCGACAATCATCTGAGTTTAAGGCCTTCAAATCAGATAAAGCCCAAGGTGCGGGTGGCAACCTATCAAGACCACCGTATGGCAATGGCCTTTGCGCCGCTAGCACTTAAAACAGAACTTGTGATAGAGGAGGCAGAAGTGGTTTCTAAGTCTTATCCCGAATTCTGGGACGACCTAAAAACCCTCGGTTTTTCTATAGAAAACGAAAGATAA
- a CDS encoding nucleotide pyrophosphohydrolase, with protein sequence MNLAHAQKAVDDWIKDHGVRYFNELTNMAQLTEEVGEVARIIARRYGEQSEKPSDKDKDLGEELADVVFVVLCLANQTGIDLQAAFDKKMDLKTKRDHDRHKQNPKLQ encoded by the coding sequence ATGAATTTGGCACATGCTCAAAAGGCAGTGGACGACTGGATCAAGGATCATGGCGTTCGATATTTCAACGAATTGACCAATATGGCACAACTTACCGAAGAAGTCGGTGAAGTTGCGCGTATCATTGCGCGTCGTTATGGCGAGCAGAGTGAAAAACCTTCGGACAAGGACAAGGACCTGGGCGAAGAGTTGGCCGATGTAGTATTTGTAGTGCTTTGTCTGGCCAATCAGACGGGAATAGATCTGCAAGCCGCTTTCGACAAGAAAATGGATCTTAAGACCAAACGCGATCACGACAGGCATAAACAAAATCCAAAACTGCAATAA